A region from the Nesterenkonia lacusekhoensis genome encodes:
- a CDS encoding alkene reductase translates to MTSLFSPTALGSTELANRLVMAPLTRIRSDENGVPTDAVVEYYRQRASTGLIVTEGTWPVGEGRTWMGQPGIEGPEHVEGWKRVTEAVHAEGGKIVMQIMHGGRIGHSTLSTTGRVTAPSALAAPGEIRTPEGKQPHPVPHALTTEEVAETIQQFVRGAQNAIAAGMDGVQIHGANGYLIHEFTAPASNERTDSYGGSPENRARLSVEVVAAVAEAIGSDKTGIRLSPQHNIQGALEEDYDDALATYRAIAEGFAPLNLAHVDILHAEPASEMVQMIRKVSGAPLIANSGFGVQTTREEAVQIMEEELAETVGVGRAVIANPDLVRRWQEDLPENEPNPATFYVGGERGYTDYPNYPA, encoded by the coding sequence ATGACCTCCCTCTTCTCCCCCACTGCGCTGGGGTCCACTGAGCTGGCCAACCGTCTGGTGATGGCGCCGCTGACCCGCATCCGCTCCGATGAGAACGGGGTGCCCACCGACGCCGTCGTCGAGTACTACCGCCAGCGCGCCTCCACCGGCCTGATCGTCACTGAGGGCACCTGGCCTGTGGGCGAGGGCCGCACCTGGATGGGCCAGCCCGGCATCGAAGGCCCCGAACACGTCGAGGGCTGGAAGCGCGTCACCGAGGCAGTGCATGCCGAGGGCGGCAAGATCGTCATGCAGATCATGCACGGCGGGCGCATCGGGCACTCCACACTGTCCACCACCGGCCGGGTCACCGCACCCAGCGCGCTGGCGGCACCCGGCGAGATCCGCACTCCGGAGGGCAAGCAGCCGCACCCGGTGCCGCATGCACTGACCACTGAGGAGGTCGCCGAGACCATCCAGCAGTTCGTGCGCGGTGCCCAGAACGCGATCGCCGCGGGCATGGACGGCGTGCAGATCCACGGCGCCAACGGCTACCTGATCCACGAGTTCACCGCTCCGGCCTCCAACGAGCGCACCGACTCCTACGGCGGCTCCCCGGAGAACCGCGCCCGGCTGTCCGTGGAGGTCGTCGCCGCGGTGGCCGAGGCCATCGGATCTGACAAGACCGGCATCCGCCTGTCCCCGCAGCACAACATCCAGGGCGCGCTGGAGGAGGACTACGACGATGCACTGGCCACCTACCGCGCCATCGCTGAGGGCTTCGCTCCGTTGAACCTGGCCCACGTCGACATCCTCCATGCGGAGCCGGCCTCCGAGATGGTCCAGATGATCCGGAAGGTCTCCGGCGCCCCGCTGATCGCCAACTCAGGCTTCGGCGTGCAGACCACCCGCGAGGAGGCAGTCCAGATCATGGAGGAGGAGCTGGCCGAGACCGTCGGCGTCGGGCGTGCTGTGATCGCCAACCCGGACCTGGTCCGCCGCTGGCAGGAGGACCTCCCGGAGAACGAGCCCAACCCCGCCACCTTCTACGTGGGCGGCGAGCGCGGGTACACCGACTACCCAAACTACCCGGCGTAG